atatatatatatatatttcccagatatgtgtgtgtgtgtgtgtgtgtgtgtgtgtgtatgaatacaagtgacaataaatgggactgcaaattgatgcaactacACTGGACCAATtgaagattcctttaaaaactaggaatggaaacaccatttgacccagttatcccactccttagtatatatccACAGGATAAAATCAGtctactacagtgacatagccacatcaatattcacagaagctcaattcacaatagctaagctatggaaccaacctaggtacccatcaacagatgaatggataaagaaaatgtgttatatatacacaatggaatattactcagcacaaagaagaatgactttaaaacatttgctggtaaatgaatggatctggagactatccaGATCTATAGTAACTATATATCAACTatactaactgaaataagccaatccccaaaaaaccagaGGTTGAATATTCtaacatgtggatgctaacacacaatgggtaGGTGGGGGTGGGCCAtgaaagttcagtggattagacaaaggagaatgaaaggcagggagaggggataggaataggaaagacagtggaatgaatctgacataactttccttgtacatatgtgaatatatcacagtgaatctcggcatcatgtacatccacaagactgggattaAAATGCAATATATTCTGTGTTTGTACAAATACATCAAATAGGTTCTAATgccatgtatacctaaaaaaataaatttttttaagaagagagaaagaaaaaagaaaaacgaaaTTCCTTTTCCTAGCATGTTAATGGAGTTGTGGTTGGATGTGAAGATTTTCTCAATCTGCCATATTTCACTTTTGGTTCAGCTCCTGTGACTATACCTTTATCAGAGATTTCCCCAGCAGACTTTCCCTTTCATCTCAACCCTCAGAACTAAGTTACACTCCCAATCTCAAACTGACTCAAACAAGGAGAACAGCACTGTCACACTGATTTGGGGGTGGTGTGAATGTTTGAGACCCACCACAGCAGTCCCTTCTGAGGTTTGGATGTGGTTGTCCTCCTAGGTCCATATGTTGGCATCCTCAGGGGGGCAGTATTGAGAAGGGGTGGATCCTATAAAAGGTGAGGCCAAGAGGGAGGCCTAAGGTCATTGGGAGAGTGACCTCAGAAGGACACTCTGAGCACAGAAAAACCCTGGTTtttgtctgtctttctgtctgaTGATGAGATTTCTTCTTCACTATGTCACATCAAGTCACAGGATGTTTAGGTGATAAGGGGAGAATGAGCTCTTCTCCTGGCAAAGGTCAACTTTCCATGTAAGGCTAGAAAACGTGGTTACAAACACAGCACACTCCAAGTCATGGCATCAGATCTCTTGACACAAGGTCAttaagatatgaaaaatataaagatactTCCACTCAGACTCCATCCCCAAGTTCAAAAGCAGCAGTGTCCTCCAGCTGTCATACAGACCTGCTTCTATAGTGTCCTACCTTCAGTGTGACTGTCTAGTGGGTCATCCAATTCACTGCTGAAAACAAAGATGCTCTTCGGGATCCAATCATACAAAACAGAGACATAAACACAGGGTGGCTACAGAGTGGCTCTGACATTGCTCCTACCTCTGAGTCCATGCTGTGTGGACAGCATCTTCTTGCTCTGACTTCTGTTGCCAGGCTCTGACTGGGTTCTGTGCAATCGGAGGCCTTCCAAAAAGACAGTGCAATCAGAACAAAGCTTCTTCCACTTGGAGTTTCAGGAATGTATGCCTCTAATTTGGAAGCTCTTCAGCGGAATCCACAGGATGTTCTAAAAGAAGATAGAGTAAGTGTCAGTACATGGGTCTGGTTGAAGATTTTCTCAGGAAGCAGTGTATGGACACAGGGCTGGAGTGGTTGGAGGTGGCTGAAAAACAGCCAGAGATAGAGTTGCTGCTGGGACATGATCTATGGTGGACAAAGAAAGGTAAAGGCATGGATCAGTAGTGCATGAGAAGCAGAGCCTTGGCTTCTCCAGCTAAAGCCCTGCTAATCAACGTGGGATGGTGAATTTACCAATGGgttaaaacataataaatgcaCTGTACAATTTGATGGCAACATCTTACCACTCCTCCTGCCTTGTGGAGTCCTGTCAACTCCCCGCTGTTCTCTTTCAATGTTTCATGATCATTTGTCTTCCTTGTATCTCCATCTGCTTCTATTGTATAAATCGTCTCTCTATGAGAGCTTTAATATTCTTGAAATAGGTGCTGTGTCTTGTGCTCTCTTTGGCTGGATGGCCTGCATGCGACTCACTGCATTGCCTACAGACCCAAGGCCCCAGATGCAGGTGCAGATCCCGCCGGCAGGGCGCGTACTGTCCGCCCTGATCCTCCGCAGCGCCTGCTCCCGCTGAGAGAGCTTGAGGCAGTACCTGGCGGGATAGCGGCGCCACTCAGGCCGCGCCCTAGTGGTGCCCGAACTGCCCCTGGCGTGCCGTCTGCGGGCCTGACCCTGCTGCCCTCAGCCCGTCGCAGGCAGGTGTGCAAAAGCGGACGCGCTGAGGCCGCCCTTTTCGCCGCCGGCTGCAGCACGAAGTTGGCGCCGCACCCAGAACTTCAGTCGCCTCCAGCTTCCGGGGACCCGGCGCGGGCTCCAGGCCATCCTGAGGGCGGCAGGTGAGTTGCTTATTGGAGGCGCCATTCGGACCCACTGAGGGTGGGGATGGCGCGGCGACTGTGACCATCTGACAGTTGGTCCCTGCGGTGCCGGCTGTTGGGAGCAGGGTGCCGCGGCCCACCCAGGCCAGCCTACCGCCTGGGGGCGCCCTCAAGCTGGGTAGGGGCGGCGGTTGGGCGGTTGGGCTCGTGAGTGAGTGTGGCCCCACAGGTACACGGGCACGCGGGGGATGGGGCGGCAGAGGGAGTGGCCGGTGAGTGCGCATGGGCTTccagttgggggtggggggagaatcTAATTGGTATGGGGGAAGGTAAAGGGACAGACAGGATCAGGGGCAATCAGCCTGATTTGCCAATACAGTGGTGGCAAGAATAGCTGGATATTATGGGATGTATCAGTGGGTGGAGTCATGGGTCTGCAGTCCTTGCAGGATCCACAGGTGGGGAGAAAGAATTCAGGGTCCTAGTGCTGGCCGCTGCAGTCTGTTTTACCCTCCAAGGCCTCCATGTCATCCTCCATGATACGGCTCTTCTTTGGAGACAGATCCTTCTTCTGCAGGGTGCCTAAGTCTTCCTCCATAAGAACCACAGTGTGCTTAGGAGGTGTGGCAGCTCACCTCAATGCCACTAAAGTGGTATCTACAGGGTCACTGGCATGTGGCTTTTTCTGTTACAGGGCCTCTGGCTAGCATGTATGAGTGGAAGAGCACTCCTTAACGGGTTAGTTGAAGACTTCCCCCTGTACCCCATCTGGAGATTCCCAGGAGTTGGGAGAACTGGGCAGAATGTCTCAATGTCTTCATCCAACCCTTGCTTTACCCATTTTGTGGCAGCATGGAGCAGGCCAGGAGCACTGCTGCCTCTGCCTCAGGCTGCACAAGTCAGGCTGTCAGAGAAGTTCACTGGAGACACCTGGACCCTCTCTTGTACAGTGTTTGTTTCTTAGAGCCTAGGAGTAGGCTGCACACAGCGAGGTCTTCCTTGGTGTGCAGAGGCTTCAAGGGTGATACTCCCCCATTGCTAAGGGCATCCATTTCCAAAATGTCCTACATATCTCtttgctctcctcctcctcctcttcctcctcctttattCTCCTCTGCCTCTTCCACATCCCTGTCCTGTGCCACCACAGCCACTTCCACTGCTGCTGCCATCAGATCCTCTGGTTGCTCTTGAGCCCTCACCTCTGTTTGCTTTTCCAAGGAAGAGAGGTATGTGACTAGGTGTCCTGGGCTCCAGATCTCCGTGGACCTGCTTTGGTAGTGAAGGCAGTACAATTGATCTGGTCTCGGAAGGAGGATCCTGGGATTCTGGAGGGTCGCAATGTTCCGAAGTTACCAGAGGACAGTGCCTGCTTTTCCCTGTGGTCCCTCCAGGAGGGCGGCAGGAGGATCCACAGAGAGCAGAGCGCCACCTGCAGGAGAGGGCCTCTGTAGCAGCCAGCCCAGCAAGGCACAGCCAAGCAAGGCACAAAGGACAGGTTTCTTGGTGGAAGTGTCTGCAGGCAGAGCTGATGACAGATGCTGGGGCTGCAGGGTGATCCCGCCCAGGAGTTGGAGGCTGGCAGGTCAGGCCACTGGGCAGGCAATAGGCAGTGAGGGCCGGCTGGTCGGCGACCTCGCTTGCTGAGATGACTGTCCATTCAGAGCAAGTGGTGGAGGCCAATCCTGAGAGGAGAGACCAAGGGAGCTGGGCTAGCACACCGCCAACTTCTGTTGTCCAAACACACACTGTTGAGTCCAGTTTCTGTGACAGATGTCTGGAACAGGTGACCTGGAAAGGGCGTGCAGGGATCTCTCGGGGAAGAACGGTTGGTGAAAGGGCAAAGGGCAAGGCCCACTGTCCACTGCTGGGCTGCACTTCGCAGCTCCTGGGGACCCCCCACTTTCCTCACAGATGTGTGACCTGCTGACTGTGGGCCTGCAGCCTGATCCCACATTTTGTTCTAGGCCCACAGATGTAGTGAGCACCAGGGGCCAGGTGAGGCCCACCCTGTGGTTCTGGTGAAGCCCACTTTGTGGAGGAAGTGATGTTGGAGTTGATGTCCGCAGGTGTGATGTGTGGGAGATCTTGTGACTTGAGCACTTGGGGACATTGGCACCCCATTTCTGGGTCACCCAGGCTCAAGCTGAGGGTGCGAGGTTTGGACACTTCCTCTCCCCCCATTCGACCAACTTGGCCGATGCTGCGATCGCTCGTGTATTTAaatcattcactcaacaaacactcCTTGTGCCTGGACTCTGACTGGCAGTGACCAGGGCTTGGAGATCCATCTGTCCACAAGCCAGCAGGATTGGACGCCTGCTCTCCTGGCCTCTGCCTGTGCCTCACAGCTGCCCTCCTGCCATCACGgccctgcctcaggcttccaggCCTCCCCTGTAGAGGCCTTCAGCAGCCTCCCCACCACTCTCCTCACCTCCAGACTCACCAGCCCACTGTCCCAACTGTAGCCTGGGGACTTTCACGGGAAGCTGTGCTTACTCAGCCAAAGTCACTGTGGTCCTACCGCAGGTCAGTTCTAGGCACTCGGGAGCCATGAGTAGAGCAGGAAAATAAGCAAGACAATTTTATCGTTAGTGAAGGATGTAGTGTGTGAGAAGCCGGCATACActtcagaaaaataagagaaatgtaacaGATGCAGGAGTGTGAGGAACAATGTGGAACtacctaagtgaaataagccaatccccaaaccaaaggcagaatgttctcccTGATCTGTGCATGCTGACTCTCAATAAGGGTGGGGGGCAGAATACAAGTTcattggagtagacaaaggggcaggaagggaagggatggggaatgGGAATGcaaaagacagtggagtgaatgggacagaacttttctatgttcatatgtgaaagcacacagtgaaactccacatcctgtccaaccacaggaatggggagctgtactccatgtatgtgtactATGTcgaaatacactctactgccatgtgtatctaaaaagaacaaataaaaaagaattaaaacaaaacaaacaaaaacctcaaacTACCTAAATGGTCATAGTAGGCCTCATGGAGAAAGTGCTTCTTAAACAAAGACTTCAAGGAGGTGAGAGAATGGGTCATGTGAGCATCTAGGGGAGACTCGTTCAAGGCCATGAGGCAGGGCAAGCCTGCATGCTCAGACAACAAGCCACAGCCAGGTGGCAGGGGCTGAGGAAGCCCTACCCTGAGGGCAGCCCTCTCTGTTCAGAACATGCGTAGAGGCCCATCCCAACCTCGGAATGCATCCAGCAAATATCGTTCTTCTTGCACATTGATCACTACTTTTTGGACTCCTTGCCAAGCACTGTCTTGCATACTTCACCCGCAATCCTGTGCAGGTAACATTTGTGTCCTCACTTTATAATAAATAGGAAcagtagccaggtgcagtggtgcatgcctgtaataccagcaagctgggaggctgaggcaagaggatcacaagtttgaggccagcctggacaatttagcgttacccatttggaaaaaaaaaatggctgaggatgtggctcagtgggagggaGTCCAGTATGGcaaaaggaatagaaaacaaaacaaaaccccagcaACAATAATTGCTGCTGTTATTACATTTGGATACTAGGTTTGGATACTTCCTCTCTCCCACATTCAATCAACTTGGCAGATGTTGCGGTCGCTCCTGTATTTAAATCATTAAATGATAGATTTGGGGGCCAGATGGCTCACTCTGTTGTTTACATGCTGTGTGACTTTCAgaaagttgcttaacctctctgtgccttagtgCCCCTATCTGGAAACTGGAAATGATAGTAACAGTATGTAGCTCCTAAGCTCATATATTAAATGATCCATAtctgtaaaatttatttatttatcctttctaaCAGCTTTGTGTATATCAagccatttaatcctcatgactaCTGTAAAATAATATAAGCCCCATTATACATATGAAGAAATTAAGGCATAGAGAGGTTgtataacttgcccaaggtcacccagtttGGTAAAACAGAGAGCCAGAATTCAAACTGAAGTCTTCTGGCTCCAG
This genomic interval from Marmota flaviventris isolate mMarFla1 chromosome 1, mMarFla1.hap1, whole genome shotgun sequence contains the following:
- the LOC139706409 gene encoding uncharacterized protein, with product MVDKERCCVLCSLWLDGLHATHCIAYRPKAPDAGADPAGRARTVRPDPPQRLLPLRELEAVPGGIAAPLRPRPSGARTAPGVPSAGLTLLPSARRRQVCKSGRAEAALFAAGCSTKLAPHPELQSPPASGDPARAPGHPEGGRYFLRMCSVPRQGDEAGVLQTKNGQNTGDLCPRKAGHRDTKHIAEITAAEEIDGPPATQQGVHAPTQLHEHMQL